The following coding sequences are from one Tolumonas lignilytica window:
- the lpcA gene encoding D-sedoheptulose 7-phosphate isomerase translates to MYQEIIKQELVTAQQALADFIADAANIDAIERAAKLIAASLRDGGKVMSCGNGGSHCDAMHFAEELTGRYREDRPGYAGIAISDPSHLSCVSNDYGYQYVFSRYLEAVGRSGDVMLGISTSGNSKNIITAIESAKAKGIKVVTLTGKDGGKMAGLADVEIRVPYFGYADRIQEIHIKVIHILIMLIEKELAD, encoded by the coding sequence ATGTATCAGGAAATCATTAAGCAGGAATTAGTGACCGCACAGCAAGCTCTGGCTGATTTTATTGCTGACGCGGCAAATATTGATGCAATCGAACGCGCAGCAAAACTGATCGCCGCATCATTGCGAGATGGTGGCAAAGTGATGTCATGCGGTAATGGCGGTTCCCACTGCGATGCCATGCATTTTGCAGAAGAGCTGACAGGTCGTTACCGGGAAGATCGCCCGGGCTATGCGGGGATTGCTATTTCTGATCCGAGCCATTTGTCCTGTGTTTCTAACGATTACGGTTATCAATATGTATTTTCCCGTTATCTGGAAGCGGTTGGCCGTTCAGGAGATGTAATGCTGGGGATTTCCACCAGTGGCAACTCGAAGAACATCATTACCGCCATTGAATCAGCAAAAGCAAAGGGAATTAAAGTTGTTACTTTGACTGGTAAGGACGGCGGCAAAATGGCCGGTTTGGCGGATGTTGAGATCCGTGTTCCCTATTTCGGCTATGCAGATCGGATTCAGGAAATTCACATCAAAGTGATTCATATTTTAATCATGTTGATTGAAAAAGAATTGGCAGACTGA
- a CDS encoding LysM peptidoglycan-binding domain-containing protein has product MNMKLHLALLGALLLTGCQALQTDSDKNNLGSTVNVMSDYRSHATSALDRSESSYPYMWDRIAAEMQLPTPNDPDVIAFRDWYIKHPKYLRTVTERATPFLHLISEEIDKRQMPMELVLLPIVESAYNPNARSHGNAVGLWQFLSVSGQRYGLKQDYWYDGRRDVVSSTQAALDYMAQLNAYFGGDWLNSVAAYNAGEGRIQSAIDINKAKGKSTDFFSLNLPRQTMEYVPRLMALADVIKNAKKYGIDLPKVPNHPYVRLIDTHGQIDLRTAAEQANMSLPELKRLNPGLSRNTTSPKGPNHLLVPVGVADELELALAEMAPQKRMRSDSDLIAVGDDSNVSATGDGSRSQTASSIAVHHKVKRGDTLWTIASAYGVSEKDLMKWNRLTKKKLKSGQVLVVNAPVAAKKAKLAIAKANKSKRYEVRRGDSLTSIAEKFQIKVNDLVRWNGLGHNHLKPGQTLTVRLDDSGV; this is encoded by the coding sequence ATGAACATGAAGCTACATTTGGCCCTTTTGGGCGCGCTGTTGCTGACCGGTTGCCAGGCGTTACAAACCGACTCAGATAAAAATAATTTGGGTTCCACCGTTAACGTAATGTCGGATTATCGCTCGCATGCGACTTCGGCTCTGGATCGATCGGAAAGCTCATACCCGTATATGTGGGATCGCATTGCTGCCGAGATGCAGCTGCCCACGCCAAACGATCCGGATGTCATTGCATTTCGTGACTGGTACATCAAACACCCCAAATATCTGCGCACTGTTACCGAACGTGCCACCCCATTTCTCCACCTGATTTCAGAGGAAATAGATAAACGTCAGATGCCAATGGAGCTGGTGTTATTGCCCATTGTTGAAAGTGCATATAACCCTAATGCCCGCTCCCATGGCAACGCTGTTGGCTTATGGCAATTCCTCAGTGTATCGGGTCAGCGTTACGGCCTGAAACAGGATTACTGGTATGATGGACGTCGCGACGTTGTTTCGTCGACACAAGCCGCACTGGACTACATGGCACAACTGAATGCTTATTTCGGTGGCGATTGGTTGAATTCCGTTGCAGCCTACAATGCCGGAGAAGGCCGCATCCAGAGCGCTATTGATATTAACAAAGCAAAGGGGAAATCTACGGATTTCTTCTCGTTGAATCTGCCGCGTCAAACCATGGAATATGTTCCTCGTCTGATGGCTTTGGCTGACGTAATCAAGAATGCGAAGAAATATGGTATCGATCTGCCTAAGGTGCCTAATCATCCATATGTACGTTTAATTGATACTCACGGTCAGATTGATCTACGGACTGCTGCAGAACAAGCCAATATGTCACTGCCAGAGCTGAAGCGTTTAAATCCAGGATTAAGTCGTAATACCACATCTCCCAAAGGGCCTAATCATCTTTTAGTGCCTGTTGGTGTAGCGGATGAACTGGAATTAGCGTTAGCAGAAATGGCACCACAAAAACGGATGCGCAGTGATAGCGATCTGATTGCAGTGGGTGACGATAGTAATGTTTCAGCAACAGGCGATGGCAGCCGCAGTCAGACAGCGTCCAGTATCGCGGTACATCACAAGGTTAAACGTGGGGATACATTATGGACTATCGCCAGTGCCTACGGTGTATCAGAAAAAGATCTGATGAAATGGAATCGTCTGACTAAGAAGAAATTAAAATCAGGTCAGGTATTAGTTGTTAATGCTCCGGTCGCTGCTAAGAAAGCTAAATTGGCAATCGCCAAAGCGAACAAATCAAAACGATATGAAGTTCGTCGGGGTGATTCGCTGACTTCCATTGCTGAGAAATTCCAAATTAAAGTTAACGATCTGGTACGTTGGAATGGTTTAGGTCACAATCACCTTAAACCCGGCCAAACATTAACTGTCAGACTTGATGATAGTGGTGTATAA
- a CDS encoding VC2046/SO_2500 family protein, whose protein sequence is MLTNTIREHFLVDELQLGQQLNEAVHHQQRGYFSLLLSMLSADVLDLPPFAQKQAENIPTVDWRKHWDLPPAAILDGSSTSSDESFFRSMLLHEGGIAAVHLFNAAQPDPLSWRQYSIPSDVWNELSPLKQEKFRQQHQLDYQPYDETPDAMMQVLEGFDYNKDLAVHYFFR, encoded by the coding sequence ATGCTTACAAACACCATACGTGAGCACTTTTTGGTCGATGAATTACAACTCGGCCAACAGCTTAATGAGGCTGTGCATCATCAACAGCGTGGTTATTTTTCACTGCTGTTATCGATGTTGTCTGCTGATGTGCTCGATTTACCGCCATTTGCACAGAAGCAAGCGGAAAATATTCCAACGGTGGATTGGCGTAAGCATTGGGATTTACCTCCGGCTGCAATTTTAGATGGCAGTTCGACGTCATCGGATGAAAGTTTTTTTCGTAGCATGTTATTACATGAAGGGGGTATTGCTGCGGTACATCTATTTAATGCCGCTCAGCCAGACCCATTGAGCTGGCGTCAGTATTCAATACCGTCAGACGTCTGGAATGAGCTCTCGCCGCTTAAGCAGGAAAAATTCCGGCAGCAGCATCAATTGGATTACCAACCGTATGATGAAACACCGGATGCAATGATGCAGGTTCTGGAAGGGTTTGATTACAACAAAGATTTAGCTGTGCACTATTTTTTTCGTTAA
- a CDS encoding TraB/GumN family protein, whose protein sequence is MKKQLHRYGNALINGIKEMGLISLLTLGLSPTTTFATSYPDFWLAERGPQKIWLLGSIHVGQDDMYPLAPIILQSWQHAENLIVETDLSPSADSSKILTHYALLPPHTTLVQRLNKALYQKTVDVASHYQLDEPSLAHFRPWFVAMTLQQQAIQQAGYQASFGIDQYFIDQAHNRQLTITYLETPEQQIAYLAGLGDMEGDFLNATLQQIDKVHEELPMLIKAWESGDRVKIQSLLDDESDSPQLKQYLEQHLIQERNQHWLPQMTSLSFNRNFMVVGAMHLYGEHGLLKLLENNGYKITNIQSR, encoded by the coding sequence ATGAAAAAACAATTACACCGCTATGGTAATGCGCTGATCAATGGAATAAAAGAGATGGGCCTGATCAGCCTGTTAACTCTGGGATTATCACCGACCACAACCTTTGCGACTTCCTATCCCGATTTCTGGCTCGCGGAACGAGGCCCGCAAAAAATATGGTTACTCGGCTCAATTCATGTGGGGCAAGATGACATGTATCCTCTTGCACCGATTATCTTACAAAGCTGGCAACATGCTGAAAACTTGATTGTAGAAACAGATCTTAGCCCTTCTGCAGACAGCAGCAAAATACTGACTCATTATGCCCTGTTACCACCCCATACCACGTTAGTCCAACGACTGAATAAAGCCCTATACCAAAAAACCGTTGATGTCGCTTCACACTATCAACTAGATGAGCCCTCATTGGCCCATTTTCGCCCCTGGTTTGTAGCGATGACATTACAACAACAAGCCATTCAACAAGCTGGGTATCAAGCATCATTTGGTATTGATCAATATTTCATTGACCAAGCCCACAATCGGCAACTCACGATCACGTATCTGGAAACACCAGAACAGCAGATTGCCTATTTGGCTGGATTGGGCGATATGGAGGGCGATTTTCTTAATGCTACACTCCAGCAAATAGATAAAGTACACGAAGAATTACCCATGCTGATTAAAGCCTGGGAAAGTGGTGACCGAGTAAAAATTCAGTCTTTACTGGATGACGAATCAGACAGTCCACAGCTCAAACAATATTTAGAACAACACTTGATACAAGAAAGAAATCAACATTGGTTGCCGCAAATGACATCTCTGTCATTCAACCGTAACTTCATGGTGGTCGGTGCCATGCATCTTTACGGTGAGCATGGCTTATTAAAACTATTAGAAAATAATGGATATAAAATCACAAACATCCAGAGCAGATGA
- a CDS encoding DUF1904 family protein encodes MPHIRCRGMQRETVAAMSETLVEQLANLTSTPTAHFTVEYIPAEFIATRFGGQAYPFIELFWFDRGQEVQNAAAQLITTIVKQVSGHDVDVAVVVQPLARSGYYDNGQHY; translated from the coding sequence ATGCCTCATATTCGATGCCGCGGCATGCAACGTGAAACAGTTGCGGCGATGAGTGAAACGCTAGTTGAACAACTCGCCAATTTGACATCAACACCGACTGCTCATTTTACTGTTGAGTATATTCCTGCTGAGTTTATTGCAACACGCTTTGGTGGTCAGGCTTATCCCTTTATTGAATTATTCTGGTTTGACCGAGGACAAGAGGTGCAGAATGCGGCTGCACAATTGATTACCACAATTGTGAAGCAAGTCAGCGGTCATGATGTCGATGTAGCGGTGGTTGTTCAGCCATTAGCGCGCTCTGGTTATTATGATAATGGGCAACATTATTAA
- the dnaQ gene encoding DNA polymerase III subunit epsilon, whose product MNPMQTNRQIVLDTETTGMNQSGGPHYIGHRIIEIGCVEVINRRLTGNHFHVYIKPDRLVDEEAFRVHGISDAFLADKPSFSSIAQEFRDFIQGAELVIHNASFDVGFMDYEFEKLGWSERTKDMCRVTDTLALARSQFPGKRNSLDALCTRFGIDNSHRTLHGALLDAEILADVYLLMTGGQTRLELHAGVNDNGSGSAVSGHQPKMLQRNGELRVICASAEELAAHEKRLDLVVKKGGSCLWRTEHE is encoded by the coding sequence ATGAACCCAATGCAAACCAACCGTCAGATTGTTTTAGATACAGAAACCACGGGGATGAATCAAAGCGGTGGTCCTCATTATATTGGTCATCGGATCATTGAAATCGGCTGTGTGGAAGTTATCAACCGGCGATTAACCGGTAATCATTTTCATGTTTATATCAAACCGGATCGTCTGGTTGATGAAGAAGCCTTTCGTGTTCATGGGATCAGTGACGCTTTTCTCGCCGATAAACCGTCTTTTAGTTCAATCGCACAAGAATTCCGGGATTTTATTCAGGGTGCAGAGCTTGTGATCCATAACGCCTCGTTCGACGTCGGCTTTATGGATTATGAGTTTGAAAAACTGGGCTGGAGCGAGCGCACCAAAGATATGTGCCGGGTGACTGACACTCTGGCATTAGCGCGGAGTCAATTCCCGGGTAAACGAAATAGTCTGGATGCTCTATGTACCCGTTTCGGCATCGATAATTCTCATCGAACTTTACACGGGGCGTTACTGGACGCTGAAATTCTGGCCGATGTCTATTTATTGATGACAGGAGGGCAGACCAGACTGGAGTTACATGCCGGCGTTAATGATAATGGCTCTGGCTCCGCTGTCTCTGGGCATCAGCCTAAAATGTTGCAACGTAACGGCGAACTCAGGGTTATCTGCGCTTCCGCTGAAGAGCTGGCTGCCCATGAAAAAAGATTGGATCTGGTTGTTAAAAAAGGCGGTAGTTGCCTTTGGCGGACGGAACACGAATAA
- a CDS encoding SDR family oxidoreductase produces the protein MSEFILITGCSTGIGLHLARRLQQEGFHVLATARNPADVDQLQAAGIKAYPLDLNNEPSIEQAAAWAIAQSSGQLYGLINNGAYGQTGAIEDLPTQALKEQFNTNLFGWHHLIRQILPVMLSNNRGRIIQISSVLGLVAMKYRGAYNASKFALEGYTDTLRLELRETAVQISLIEPGPIRSQFRHNALNKFLQNINYTSSRHKEIYQLTLQRLQNPEPKNPFTLEPEACVAPVLHALRNKRAKVRYSVTWPTHLFAILRRVLPTRWLDSILCRSA, from the coding sequence ATGTCTGAATTTATTCTCATCACCGGATGCTCAACTGGGATCGGCTTACATTTAGCCCGCCGATTACAACAGGAAGGATTTCACGTACTCGCTACGGCTCGAAATCCTGCCGATGTGGATCAACTACAAGCTGCAGGTATCAAGGCATATCCGTTAGATCTGAATAATGAACCGAGCATCGAACAAGCTGCTGCCTGGGCCATAGCTCAATCCTCAGGCCAACTTTATGGGCTTATAAATAACGGGGCTTATGGCCAGACTGGAGCTATCGAAGACCTTCCCACCCAAGCCTTGAAAGAGCAATTCAATACCAATCTCTTTGGGTGGCACCACCTTATCCGCCAAATTTTGCCCGTTATGCTGAGTAATAATCGCGGACGAATTATTCAGATAAGCTCAGTCCTTGGTTTGGTCGCCATGAAATATCGCGGGGCATATAACGCGAGTAAATTTGCATTGGAAGGTTATACCGACACGCTACGGCTTGAATTGAGAGAGACGGCAGTACAAATCAGTCTGATCGAACCTGGCCCTATTCGTAGCCAGTTCCGTCACAACGCACTGAATAAATTCTTGCAAAACATCAACTATACCAGTAGTCGACATAAAGAAATTTATCAGCTAACACTGCAAAGATTACAAAATCCAGAGCCTAAAAACCCATTTACCCTAGAACCTGAAGCCTGTGTGGCGCCAGTACTGCATGCATTGCGAAATAAGCGAGCCAAAGTCCGGTACAGTGTAACTTGGCCGACACATTTATTTGCCATTTTAAGACGAGTATTACCTACTCGTTGGCTCGATAGCATTCTTTGTCGTTCTGCCTGA
- a CDS encoding carboxypeptidase M32 codes for MSYQLLTQRFQQLHHLQHLQAICGWDQATMMPDGGNQARGEALAELALLQHQKLTAIEVADWLNEAENEELSDAQTANLHEMRRRWQNAALLPDDLVQARTLAGSRCEHAWREQRKNNDWKGFEPNLKIVVDLTREAAQIRAESLDLSPYDSLIDLYEPGMTSNQLLRIFNELKTWLPQIIRQAGERQSLSNPIKPEGPFSIARQKSLGLHAMKLLGFDFNHGRLDISAHPFCGGVPEDVRITTRYNEHDFMPSLMGVIHETGHARYEQGLPLAWRGQPAGEARSMGIHESQSLFFEMQLARHPAFLRRIEPLIKQHFGDQPALEAENLIQLYSRVAPGFIRVDADELTYPAHIILRFEIEQSLIDGKIQVHDLPDVWNSKMQQYLGLTTKGNDAIGCMQDIHWTDGSFGYFPSYTLGALYAAQFAGIIERDVGNIGDLIMADDGLPQIFNWLKTNVWEKASLYSTDELLRQATGEPLNTQWFKHYLEQRYTATL; via the coding sequence ATGTCTTATCAGTTATTAACGCAACGTTTCCAGCAACTGCATCATTTACAACATTTGCAGGCTATTTGTGGCTGGGATCAAGCCACCATGATGCCAGACGGCGGAAATCAGGCTCGCGGTGAAGCCTTAGCAGAATTAGCCTTGTTACAGCATCAGAAGCTAACAGCAATAGAAGTTGCCGACTGGCTCAATGAAGCCGAAAACGAAGAATTGTCGGATGCACAAACAGCCAACCTGCATGAAATGCGTCGACGTTGGCAAAATGCTGCTTTATTACCTGATGATCTGGTGCAGGCCCGGACGTTAGCCGGTTCTCGTTGCGAACATGCGTGGCGGGAACAACGCAAAAATAATGACTGGAAAGGCTTTGAACCTAATTTGAAAATTGTGGTCGATCTAACACGAGAAGCCGCACAAATCAGAGCCGAATCGTTAGATCTATCACCATACGATAGTTTGATAGACCTTTATGAACCAGGCATGACCAGTAATCAACTACTGCGTATTTTTAATGAACTGAAAACCTGGTTACCACAAATCATCCGCCAAGCGGGTGAACGCCAATCGTTATCTAATCCGATTAAACCAGAAGGCCCATTTTCAATCGCCAGACAGAAATCACTAGGTCTGCATGCGATGAAATTGCTTGGCTTTGATTTTAATCATGGTCGTCTGGACATCAGCGCCCACCCTTTCTGTGGCGGCGTTCCTGAGGATGTCCGGATCACGACTCGTTATAATGAGCATGATTTTATGCCGAGCTTAATGGGTGTCATCCACGAAACCGGACATGCCCGTTATGAACAGGGATTACCTTTAGCCTGGCGAGGTCAACCAGCCGGCGAAGCACGCTCAATGGGTATCCATGAAAGTCAGAGTTTGTTCTTTGAAATGCAACTGGCGCGTCATCCTGCGTTTTTACGCCGGATTGAACCCCTGATCAAACAACATTTTGGTGACCAACCCGCATTAGAAGCAGAAAATCTCATCCAGCTTTATAGCCGAGTTGCACCAGGATTTATCCGTGTTGATGCTGATGAGTTAACCTATCCAGCGCATATCATCCTGCGTTTTGAAATCGAACAATCCCTGATCGATGGCAAAATACAGGTACATGATCTACCTGATGTCTGGAACAGTAAAATGCAACAGTATCTGGGTCTCACAACCAAAGGCAATGATGCTATCGGCTGTATGCAGGATATCCACTGGACTGACGGCTCCTTTGGATATTTCCCAAGTTATACATTAGGCGCTCTTTATGCCGCCCAGTTTGCCGGCATCATCGAACGTGATGTCGGTAATATCGGCGATTTAATTATGGCCGATGACGGCTTGCCGCAGATATTTAATTGGTTAAAAACAAACGTTTGGGAAAAAGCTAGTTTATATAGCACAGATGAACTGCTCCGGCAGGCAACTGGTGAACCATTGAATACCCAATGGTTCAAGCATTATCTGGAACAACGTTACACCGCAACACTCTAA
- a CDS encoding class I SAM-dependent methyltransferase, which produces MKPAKTNREIIAPENWSDLPMGDWLAMEIQHKLDEWCPFMFGYHFLKLGTLSSQLSCTASTIRHQCAIASQGASLGINADIAELPIRSGSIDACLLAHTLDFSKDPHQILREVERVLTPDGWIIISGFNPYSLVGLGRLLPHLRRRLPWSARMFSPERVLDWLHLLGFEVVHLDGFAYSAFSRRSRIHCLRENTARRCGHRFASTYILAARKRTIPLTRIQEAAWLRRPVMVGGMARLKNPTCTNHKESA; this is translated from the coding sequence GTGAAACCAGCGAAAACTAATCGGGAGATTATTGCGCCAGAAAACTGGAGCGATTTGCCAATGGGTGACTGGTTGGCAATGGAGATTCAGCATAAACTCGACGAGTGGTGTCCGTTTATGTTTGGCTATCATTTTTTGAAGTTAGGTACATTGAGTAGCCAGTTATCCTGTACGGCTTCTACGATTCGTCATCAATGTGCGATTGCATCACAAGGTGCATCACTGGGGATCAATGCCGATATTGCCGAACTACCGATTCGTTCCGGCAGCATCGATGCCTGTCTATTGGCTCATACACTGGATTTCAGCAAGGACCCACATCAGATATTGCGTGAGGTTGAACGCGTTCTGACACCTGATGGCTGGATTATTATCAGCGGTTTTAACCCATATAGCCTGGTTGGTCTGGGTAGACTATTGCCACACCTGCGTCGACGGCTGCCTTGGTCAGCCCGCATGTTTTCACCGGAACGTGTTCTCGACTGGTTACATTTGCTCGGATTTGAAGTGGTTCATCTGGATGGTTTTGCCTATTCGGCATTCAGTCGTCGGAGCAGGATTCATTGTTTGCGTGAAAATACAGCAAGGCGATGTGGACATCGTTTTGCTTCGACTTATATCTTGGCGGCAAGAAAACGCACTATTCCGCTGACGCGGATCCAAGAGGCCGCCTGGTTGAGACGGCCCGTGATGGTAGGGGGCATGGCCAGATTAAAAAATCCGACCTGTACCAATCATAAAGAAAGTGCTTAA
- the rnhA gene encoding ribonuclease HI — MLKQITLYTDGSCLGNPGPGGYAAVLIYKQHRKELSQGYELTTNNRMELMAAIVGLQSLSEPCQVKLTTDSQYVRQGITQWIHGWKKKGWKTANREPVKNVDLWLLLDAEMQRHDVEWLWVKGHSGHPENERCDELARNAAMAEHRLIDSGYPA, encoded by the coding sequence ATGTTAAAACAGATAACTCTCTACACCGACGGCTCTTGTTTAGGTAATCCCGGGCCCGGTGGTTATGCCGCCGTCCTCATTTATAAACAGCATCGTAAAGAGCTGTCACAGGGCTATGAACTGACAACCAACAACCGCATGGAATTGATGGCAGCCATCGTCGGTTTGCAATCCCTCAGCGAACCTTGCCAGGTAAAATTAACAACAGATAGTCAGTATGTGCGTCAGGGTATTACCCAGTGGATCCACGGTTGGAAAAAGAAAGGGTGGAAAACTGCTAACCGTGAACCCGTAAAAAATGTGGATCTCTGGCTACTGCTTGATGCAGAAATGCAACGTCATGATGTCGAATGGCTATGGGTTAAAGGTCACTCCGGGCATCCAGAAAATGAACGTTGCGATGAATTGGCCCGCAATGCCGCGATGGCAGAACATCGACTGATTGATTCGGGCTATCCGGCTTAA
- the gloB gene encoding hydroxyacylglutathione hydrolase, giving the protein MLQVQTIPSRQDNYIWLITKGNQAIVVDPGEASPVVERLQQQNLNLKAIFITHHHHDHTEGVAELITRYPHCEVYGPQILIPGVSHFQVMRDQDLITFPDLDLRFTVWHTPGHTAEHIVFHGHGALFCGDTLFSGGCGRLFTGTAEQMFNSLQRLASLPEETLVYAAHEYTYNNLSYCLRVEPDNIFTINRIKEVSKLRQQGCSTLPSTIAIEKQSNVFLRTQMPAVINFVQNLSDLYLENEIQIFAILREKKNNL; this is encoded by the coding sequence ATGCTGCAGGTACAAACCATACCAAGTCGTCAGGATAATTATATTTGGTTGATAACAAAGGGGAATCAGGCCATTGTCGTTGATCCAGGGGAAGCTAGCCCTGTTGTGGAGCGGCTCCAACAACAGAACCTTAATCTCAAAGCCATTTTTATTACCCATCATCATCACGACCATACGGAGGGTGTTGCCGAATTAATAACCCGGTATCCGCACTGCGAAGTGTATGGACCGCAGATTTTAATACCCGGCGTATCTCATTTTCAGGTCATGCGCGATCAGGATCTGATCACCTTTCCTGATCTCGATCTCCGTTTTACGGTTTGGCATACCCCAGGTCACACAGCGGAACATATCGTATTTCATGGTCATGGTGCCCTCTTTTGTGGCGATACGCTCTTTTCTGGTGGGTGTGGCCGTCTGTTTACTGGTACCGCGGAACAGATGTTTAACTCGCTGCAGCGGCTGGCTAGCCTACCCGAAGAGACTCTGGTTTATGCGGCACATGAATATACTTACAACAATTTAAGCTACTGTTTACGCGTAGAGCCAGATAATATATTTACAATTAACCGAATAAAAGAAGTTAGCAAATTACGGCAACAAGGATGTTCCACTCTGCCTTCCACAATCGCAATCGAAAAACAAAGCAATGTGTTTCTACGCACACAAATGCCTGCCGTGATTAACTTCGTTCAAAATTTAAGCGATCTCTATCTCGAAAATGAGATCCAGATCTTTGCTATTTTGCGGGAAAAAAAGAATAATCTTTGA
- a CDS encoding response regulator: MQSTESESNNMQLNMLEKRVVVVDDQRSFQVLIKAMLQNLGFSKITLLSSAEESRKRFQKEQFDIYLIDYNLGHGENGRQLMDYLKQQRLLPVDSIIFIISGDNSRSMVLSALESEPDDYMMKPFSQEQLRLRLLRALIRKQQLLPMFVAFQSDNKQQVLVECKKIIDQNSRYASYCRCIMAEILLEQDRAQEAKKILEEGLAVRESAWLRLFLGRATQQLGDHDAAILHLHSALHLRPLMVDAYRWLAYSQMATGADEEAIATLERAVTISPQSARLHQQIAEHCLHAHDYFRAKQSLGTLLDLHRYAVDENPQILGSYVHCMILHAINSQDTFHIGNLQKQVNMALSRCRDSLINHEFDFQTFEQICQARVQMARGNLPKGKQQLYKTTQDMLDTPQQMSSEILSETILAMMQLGEFEFADQLQKFLPPEQAKDPLLTQCIQSIRTDAVITERRNQYQLSNEQGIKAFTQGDLELALRHFRDAQRKAPANTSATLNKTQVLLALCQQQRTRKDLLNELTDTLNLMDGVSLNPAQKARYEQLKKESETLLKPQKR; encoded by the coding sequence ATGCAATCAACGGAATCTGAAAGCAATAATATGCAACTGAACATGCTGGAAAAGCGTGTCGTTGTTGTTGATGATCAGCGCTCGTTTCAGGTTCTGATCAAGGCAATGTTACAAAATCTTGGTTTCAGCAAAATTACTCTTCTCAGTTCAGCAGAGGAAAGCAGAAAACGCTTTCAGAAAGAACAATTCGATATCTACCTGATCGATTACAACCTGGGCCATGGTGAAAATGGTCGTCAGTTAATGGACTATCTGAAACAACAACGCTTGTTACCTGTCGATTCTATTATTTTTATCATCAGTGGTGACAATTCGCGTTCGATGGTGCTCAGTGCTCTGGAATCCGAGCCTGACGATTACATGATGAAACCGTTTTCTCAGGAACAGTTAAGACTACGATTACTACGAGCTTTAATTCGAAAGCAGCAATTACTGCCCATGTTCGTTGCATTCCAGTCTGATAACAAACAACAAGTATTGGTGGAATGTAAAAAAATAATCGACCAGAACAGCCGTTATGCCAGTTATTGTCGCTGCATTATGGCTGAAATATTACTCGAACAAGATCGGGCCCAAGAAGCAAAGAAAATACTGGAGGAAGGATTAGCTGTCAGAGAGTCAGCCTGGTTGCGTCTTTTTTTAGGCCGAGCCACTCAGCAACTTGGCGATCATGATGCGGCTATTTTACATTTGCATTCAGCCTTGCATCTACGACCACTAATGGTCGATGCCTACCGCTGGCTAGCCTATTCCCAAATGGCCACAGGTGCCGATGAAGAAGCCATCGCTACTCTCGAGCGCGCCGTCACTATCTCGCCACAATCCGCCCGGTTGCATCAGCAAATAGCAGAACACTGTTTGCACGCACATGACTACTTTCGAGCCAAACAATCATTAGGCACTTTGCTGGATCTGCACCGATATGCTGTCGATGAAAATCCACAAATTCTAGGTAGTTATGTTCATTGTATGATTCTGCATGCCATTAACAGCCAAGATACCTTTCATATTGGTAATCTGCAGAAACAGGTCAATATGGCATTATCCCGCTGCAGAGACAGCTTGATCAACCATGAGTTCGATTTCCAAACTTTTGAACAGATTTGCCAGGCTCGAGTACAGATGGCCCGGGGCAATCTGCCGAAAGGGAAACAGCAGTTATACAAAACCACTCAGGACATGTTAGATACACCACAACAGATGTCCTCAGAGATATTGAGTGAAACCATTCTAGCCATGATGCAGCTCGGGGAATTTGAATTTGCAGATCAGTTGCAAAAATTTCTTCCTCCGGAACAAGCTAAAGACCCGCTCTTGACGCAGTGTATACAATCAATCCGTACAGATGCCGTCATTACCGAGCGTCGAAACCAATATCAGCTCAGTAATGAACAGGGCATTAAGGCATTTACTCAAGGGGATCTTGAGCTAGCTCTTCGGCATTTCCGAGATGCCCAGCGTAAAGCTCCAGCCAATACCAGTGCAACCTTGAATAAGACACAGGTTTTACTCGCGCTCTGCCAGCAGCAACGAACTCGCAAAGATTTATTAAATGAACTGACAGACACCTTGAATTTAATGGATGGGGTTTCTCTAAACCCGGCACAGAAAGCTCGTTATGAGCAACTGAAAAAAGAATCAGAAACTCTTTTAAAACCACAAAAACGCTGA